The proteins below come from a single Tepidibacillus fermentans genomic window:
- the argJ gene encoding bifunctional ornithine acetyltransferase/N-acetylglutamate synthase — MMNQIEQEKIKIIPNGSISSPKGFKAGGIHCGIRKKKKDLGIIISDVPAASAAVYTMNIFQAAPLQVTKESLADSPYLQAVVVNSGNANAFTAEQGLWDAYEMRDAVAKTFNLSPMNVAVSSTGVIGERLPIERITAGIAKLPESLSSDNGWDFGEAILTTDTFVKSIAIEISVEGKKVIIGGTAKGSGMIHPNMATMLAFITTDANIHPDVLQKLLRDVTDQSFNMITVDGDTSTNDMVLTMANGLAENTPLDEYHPDWEVFYQGFTYVAKQLAKWIAKDGEGATKLVSVEVHGATSPMMAKAIAKKIVGSNLVKTAIYGADGNWGRIIMAIGNSGYQVDPQLIDITIGPITVLKHGLKTFYSEEKVSEALSQDEVKIHVDLHLGNCSAEAWGCDLTYEYVRINASYRT, encoded by the coding sequence ATGATGAACCAAATTGAACAAGAAAAAATCAAGATCATCCCAAATGGGAGTATCTCTTCACCAAAAGGGTTCAAGGCGGGCGGAATTCATTGTGGAATTCGTAAGAAAAAGAAAGACCTAGGCATAATCATTTCCGATGTTCCTGCAGCAAGCGCTGCTGTATATACAATGAATATTTTTCAAGCGGCTCCACTCCAAGTGACCAAGGAATCGTTAGCGGATTCGCCTTATTTGCAAGCTGTGGTTGTGAATAGTGGCAATGCGAATGCTTTTACTGCCGAACAAGGATTATGGGATGCATACGAGATGAGAGATGCAGTAGCCAAAACTTTTAATCTTTCGCCAATGAATGTTGCTGTTTCTTCGACAGGAGTGATTGGTGAACGATTGCCAATTGAACGAATTACTGCAGGAATCGCGAAACTACCTGAATCTCTTTCCAGTGATAATGGTTGGGATTTTGGAGAAGCGATTTTAACGACAGATACATTTGTGAAATCGATCGCCATCGAAATAAGCGTTGAAGGAAAGAAAGTAATCATTGGTGGTACAGCCAAGGGATCGGGAATGATCCATCCAAATATGGCTACGATGTTAGCTTTCATCACAACTGATGCAAATATCCATCCAGATGTGTTACAAAAGCTATTACGAGATGTTACAGACCAGTCATTTAATATGATTACGGTAGATGGCGATACTTCGACCAATGATATGGTGTTAACCATGGCTAACGGTTTAGCAGAGAATACTCCTCTTGATGAATATCATCCCGACTGGGAAGTTTTTTATCAAGGATTTACCTATGTAGCAAAACAACTGGCCAAATGGATTGCAAAAGATGGGGAGGGGGCAACCAAACTGGTCTCTGTAGAGGTTCATGGTGCCACTTCACCAATGATGGCCAAGGCCATTGCAAAAAAAATCGTCGGCAGTAATTTAGTCAAAACAGCGATATATGGTGCAGATGGAAACTGGGGACGAATTATTATGGCGATTGGAAATAGTGGTTATCAAGTCGATCCGCAATTGATTGATATTACAATTGGTCCGATCACGGTTCTTAAACACGGGCTAAAAACATTTTATAGTGAAGAAAAAGTTTCTGAGGCGCTAAGCCAAGATGAAGTAAAGATTCATGTCGATCTTCATCTAGGGAATTGTTCTGCTGAAGCTTGGGGGTGTGATTTAACCTATGAATACGTTCGGATCAATGCATCGTATCGCACATAA
- the argB gene encoding acetylglutamate kinase: MNTFGSMHRIAHKETVKNDKKLVLLKIGGSVLNELTDRFYREMIEMMDDGWFPVIVHGGGPSITMMLEQLGIQSSFVNGLRVTDKETLQVVEMVLNGKENKEIVRKIQAVGGNAVGLSGIDHGIIQAECLDPSLGYVGKVKSISFPWLSIFQTQKIIPVISPLGIDRYGQVFNINADMVAQALAVHLQAKKLVMISDTPGIYQMEKGEKKIIHQLDPQGVERLIAEGEISKGMIPKVQAALHCLETGIEEVYVVDGRMQGVLSKVLDGDQIGTRICKAEVVL, from the coding sequence ATGAATACGTTCGGATCAATGCATCGTATCGCACATAAAGAGACTGTAAAGAACGATAAAAAACTAGTTTTACTAAAAATCGGCGGAAGTGTCTTAAACGAATTAACAGATCGATTCTATCGGGAAATGATTGAGATGATGGATGATGGTTGGTTTCCAGTGATTGTTCATGGTGGAGGTCCTTCGATTACGATGATGCTGGAACAATTGGGAATCCAATCCTCTTTTGTCAATGGATTAAGAGTAACAGATAAAGAAACGTTACAAGTGGTAGAAATGGTGTTAAACGGAAAGGAAAACAAAGAAATCGTTCGGAAGATTCAAGCGGTTGGCGGGAATGCAGTAGGACTAAGTGGAATTGATCATGGGATCATTCAAGCAGAATGTCTTGATCCTTCCCTTGGATATGTAGGGAAAGTAAAGAGTATATCATTCCCTTGGTTATCCATTTTTCAGACACAAAAAATTATTCCGGTGATCAGTCCTCTTGGTATTGATCGGTATGGTCAAGTGTTCAACATCAATGCGGACATGGTAGCACAAGCATTGGCTGTGCATCTACAAGCGAAAAAATTAGTGATGATTTCAGATACCCCAGGAATCTATCAAATGGAAAAAGGGGAGAAGAAAATTATTCATCAGTTGGATCCTCAAGGTGTCGAACGTTTAATTGCAGAAGGTGAGATCTCCAAAGGAATGATCCCCAAAGTACAGGCTGCACTGCATTGCCTTGAGACAGGAATCGAAGAAGTTTATGTAGTTGACGGGCGAATGCAAGGGGTATTATCCAAAGTTCTTGATGGTGATCAAATCGGAACAAGAATTTGCAAAGCCGAGGTGGTTTTATGA